In one Sulfuricella sp. genomic region, the following are encoded:
- the msrP gene encoding protein-methionine-sulfoxide reductase catalytic subunit MsrP, with translation MLIKRPSDIRPSEITDREVYHSRRQFLQALPAALTAAAVPGLFATPAFAAEKLPGARKSPLSTSEPATPYKEVTTYNNFYEFGTGKADPAQATRTLITRPWTVTVEGEVRYPKTYGIEDLLRLAPLEERIYRLRCVEGWSMVIPWTGFSLGEIIRRAEPGGNAKYVELVSLHDPRQMPGQRSGVLDWPYVEGLRLDEAMHPLTLLAFGLYGEVLPQQNGAPLRLVVPWKYGFKSAKSIVRIRLVEKPPTSAWMRAAPSEYGFFSNVNPAVDHPRWSQARERRIGEFLKRPTLPFNGYGDQVAQLYAGMDLKKFF, from the coding sequence ATGCTCATCAAACGCCCCAGCGACATTCGCCCATCGGAAATCACCGATCGCGAGGTGTACCACTCCCGCCGCCAGTTCCTGCAAGCCTTGCCCGCCGCGCTGACGGCTGCCGCAGTCCCCGGCCTGTTCGCAACTCCGGCCTTCGCTGCGGAAAAGCTGCCGGGTGCAAGGAAAAGCCCGCTCAGCACCAGCGAACCAGCAACGCCGTACAAGGAAGTGACCACTTACAACAACTTCTACGAATTCGGCACCGGCAAGGCTGACCCGGCACAGGCTACCAGGACCCTGATCACCCGCCCGTGGACGGTAACGGTCGAGGGCGAGGTCAGGTATCCAAAAACCTACGGCATCGAGGACCTGCTGCGCCTGGCGCCACTGGAAGAGCGCATCTACCGCCTGCGCTGCGTCGAGGGCTGGTCCATGGTGATCCCGTGGACAGGCTTTTCACTCGGCGAAATCATCCGCCGCGCCGAACCTGGCGGCAATGCAAAATATGTCGAACTGGTCTCGCTGCATGACCCCAGGCAGATGCCGGGGCAGCGTTCCGGCGTGCTGGACTGGCCCTATGTCGAGGGATTGCGCCTGGACGAAGCCATGCATCCGCTCACGCTGCTCGCCTTCGGGCTTTACGGCGAGGTGCTGCCGCAGCAGAACGGCGCCCCGCTGCGCCTGGTGGTGCCGTGGAAATACGGCTTCAAGAGCGCGAAATCCATCGTCAGGATCCGCCTCGTCGAGAAACCGCCAACAAGCGCCTGGATGCGCGCCGCGCCCAGCGAGTACGGCTTCTTTTCCAACGTCAATCCCGCCGTGGACCACCCGCGCTGGAGCCAGGCCAGGGAACGCCGCATCGGCGAGTTCCTCAAGCGTCCCACGCTGCCGTTCAATGGCTACGGCGACCAGGTGGCGCAGCTTTACGCCGGCATGGATCTGAAGAAGTTTTTCTGA
- a CDS encoding protein-methionine-sulfoxide reductase heme-binding subunit MsrQ: MKILLFFACLIPLARLLWLGFDDGLGANPIEFITRSSGTWTLTFLLITLAITPLRRLSGWQWPIRLRRMLGLFAFFYASLHFTTYLWLDQFFDLGAIYQDIFKRPFITVGFASFLLLIPLALTSTQAMMRRLGGRNWQRLHRLVYLIAVGGVVHYWWLVKKDVTQPTIYAAVLALLLGYRLWFRRFSTKAPKPEP; the protein is encoded by the coding sequence GTGAAGATTTTGCTGTTCTTCGCCTGCCTCATCCCGCTGGCGCGGCTGCTGTGGCTGGGCTTCGATGACGGGCTGGGCGCCAACCCGATCGAATTCATCACCCGCTCCAGCGGCACCTGGACCCTGACCTTCCTGCTCATCACGCTGGCCATCACCCCATTGCGCCGTCTCTCCGGCTGGCAATGGCCAATCCGGCTACGCCGCATGCTCGGCCTGTTTGCCTTTTTCTATGCCAGCCTGCACTTCACCACCTATCTCTGGCTCGACCAGTTCTTCGACCTGGGCGCCATCTACCAGGATATTTTCAAGCGCCCCTTCATCACCGTCGGCTTCGCCAGCTTCCTCCTGCTGATTCCCCTGGCGCTCACTTCCACCCAGGCCATGATGCGCCGCCTCGGCGGCAGGAACTGGCAGCGCCTGCACCGGCTGGTGTATCTCATAGCAGTCGGGGGCGTGGTGCATTACTGGTGGCTGGTGAAGAAGGATGTCACCCAGCCGACGATCTACGCCGCCGTGCTGGCGCTGCTGCTGGGCTACCGGCTGTGGTTCAGGCGATTCAGCACTAAAGCCCCAAAACCTGAACCCTGA
- a CDS encoding ATP-binding protein, translating into MNSLRTKLLVSLLAIISVAWLATAGFIYYDAHHEIDELFDAQLAQSAHVLLAQAGHDLKDAREDEDDDGIATEIAGAGHKYERKIAFQIHDEHGRLLLRSASAPVEPLARRENGYAEVTIAGKSWRVYTLKDAGNEILVQVGERHEVRNELAASVALRLLLPLGVTLPVLALLIWLAVGRGLSPLRRISCEVEQRDPSNLAPLEGHGVPVEIAPLLHALNTLLGRLDQALESERRFTADAAHELRTPLAALKIQAQVARRAESEAQRVTALDNLIVGVDRATHLIGQLLTLARLEPTAGSTVMMASCDVAAIARQVLAGLAPAALEKQIELELASPAAATIRGNADMLAILLRNLVDNAIRYTPGHGRVSVSLLVEQGRVRLEVTDSGPGIPEQERQRVFDRFYRILGSDAAGSGLGLSIVKRIADVHAASLALADGEHGAGLRVSVAFPLN; encoded by the coding sequence ATGAACTCCCTGCGCACCAAACTGCTGGTTTCGCTCCTGGCCATCATCTCGGTAGCCTGGCTGGCCACGGCGGGCTTCATTTATTACGACGCCCACCACGAGATCGACGAGCTGTTCGATGCCCAGCTTGCCCAGTCGGCCCATGTGCTGCTGGCCCAGGCCGGGCATGATCTCAAGGATGCGCGCGAGGACGAGGACGATGATGGCATCGCAACGGAAATTGCCGGTGCAGGCCACAAGTATGAACGCAAGATCGCCTTCCAGATCCACGATGAGCATGGGCGCCTGCTGCTGCGCTCCGCCAGTGCGCCGGTTGAGCCTTTGGCAAGACGGGAAAATGGCTATGCCGAAGTCACCATCGCAGGCAAGTCCTGGCGGGTTTATACCCTGAAGGACGCCGGGAATGAAATCCTGGTGCAAGTGGGCGAGCGCCATGAGGTACGCAATGAACTGGCCGCCTCCGTGGCCCTGCGCCTGCTGCTGCCCCTGGGCGTTACCCTGCCGGTACTGGCCCTGCTGATCTGGCTGGCCGTCGGCCGGGGTTTGAGTCCCTTGCGCCGCATCAGCTGCGAAGTCGAGCAACGCGATCCCTCCAATCTGGCGCCACTGGAGGGGCATGGCGTCCCCGTCGAAATTGCCCCCCTGCTGCACGCGCTCAATACCCTGCTTGGCCGGCTGGATCAGGCGCTGGAAAGCGAGCGGCGTTTCACCGCCGATGCCGCGCACGAACTGCGCACCCCGCTTGCCGCCCTCAAAATCCAGGCCCAGGTCGCCCGCCGCGCCGAGAGCGAGGCGCAACGCGTTACAGCCCTGGACAACCTGATTGTGGGGGTGGACCGCGCGACGCATCTGATCGGGCAATTGCTGACCCTGGCGCGGCTGGAGCCGACAGCAGGCAGCACGGTAATGATGGCGAGTTGCGATGTGGCGGCCATTGCCCGCCAGGTGCTGGCCGGTCTGGCCCCGGCTGCGCTGGAAAAGCAAATCGAACTGGAACTGGCCAGCCCCGCTGCGGCCACGATCAGGGGCAATGCCGACATGCTCGCCATCCTGCTGCGCAACCTGGTGGATAACGCCATACGCTATACGCCCGGGCATGGGCGGGTCAGCGTGTCCCTGCTGGTGGAACAAGGCCGGGTGCGGCTGGAAGTCACGGATAGCGGGCCGGGCATCCCGGAACAGGAAAGGCAGCGGGTGTTTGACCGCTTCTACCGCATTCTCGGCAGCGATGCCGCTGGCAGCGGCCTGGGACTGTCCATCGTCAAGCGCATCGCCGATGTTCACGCGGCCTCACTCGCTCTGGCTGACGGCGAGCATGGTGCCGGCCTCAGGGTGAGCGTGGCGTTCCCGCTGAACTGA
- a CDS encoding response regulator: protein MRLLLVEDDPLLGDGVRVGLQQSGFVVDWVKDGQAAKLALQAGAYALVVLDLGLPRLSGTDLLKWLRGSGNDTPVLILTARDTVADRVNGLDSGADDYLIKPFDLDELGARIRALLRRAGGRAAPLIVHGQLEIDPATRQVMLAGKPVELSPREYAILLALLEGAGRSLSREQLEQSLYGWGDEVESNAVEVHIHHLRKKLGAELIRTLRGVGYLVDKA, encoded by the coding sequence ATGCGCCTGCTGCTGGTTGAAGATGACCCGCTGCTCGGAGACGGCGTCCGTGTCGGCCTGCAGCAATCCGGGTTCGTCGTGGACTGGGTGAAGGACGGCCAGGCGGCCAAGCTGGCACTGCAAGCCGGGGCCTATGCGCTGGTGGTGCTGGACCTTGGCCTGCCGCGCCTGTCCGGAACGGATTTGCTGAAATGGCTGCGCGGCTCTGGCAACGACACGCCGGTGCTCATTCTCACCGCCAGGGATACGGTGGCGGACCGGGTCAACGGCCTTGATTCTGGAGCCGATGATTACCTGATCAAGCCCTTCGATCTGGATGAGCTGGGGGCCAGAATCCGCGCCCTGTTGCGGCGTGCCGGCGGACGTGCCGCACCCCTGATCGTGCATGGCCAGCTGGAGATTGATCCGGCAACTCGTCAGGTAATGCTAGCGGGTAAACCGGTCGAACTTTCGCCCAGGGAGTACGCCATCCTGCTGGCGCTGCTGGAAGGCGCGGGCCGCTCCCTGTCGCGCGAGCAACTGGAGCAGAGCCTGTATGGCTGGGGCGACGAAGTGGAAAGCAACGCGGTTGAGGTGCATATCCACCATCTGCGCAAGAAACTCGGCGCGGAGCTGATCCGCACCCTGCGCGGGGTGGGTTACCTGGTGGACAAGGCATGA
- a CDS encoding cytochrome b/b6 domain-containing protein, translated as MKILVWDIPTRLFHWLFAGAFAAAWLTSDSDSWLNVHVFAGYLMLGLLGFRLIWGFAGGRYARFTSFLYNWKEGLTYVMQVVTGTARRHIGHNPAGSWAVYLLLVLGLLAGLSGMITLGGQEGQGPLAPWVPYWAGEAFKEVHEAVASIMLGVVVLHLAGVALESWRQRENLPRAMVTGCKEGTPDAATSSRRILSALLLLAAIGAGSVWYFSGTPITGGEHDAGYKISRSIDPRETPLRITETPYWQGKHHDLGAQVWKQSQIGSRANCVACHRDAELNVFAPAILPRA; from the coding sequence ATGAAAATCCTTGTCTGGGATATTCCCACCCGCCTCTTTCACTGGCTGTTTGCCGGTGCGTTCGCGGCCGCCTGGCTGACTTCGGATTCGGATAGCTGGCTCAATGTGCATGTCTTTGCCGGTTACCTGATGCTGGGCTTGCTGGGGTTTCGTCTGATCTGGGGTTTCGCGGGAGGGCGTTATGCCCGTTTCACTTCTTTCCTATACAACTGGAAGGAAGGCCTCACTTATGTGATGCAGGTAGTGACGGGCACAGCCAGGCGTCATATTGGGCACAACCCGGCTGGAAGCTGGGCGGTTTACCTGTTGCTGGTGCTCGGCTTGCTGGCTGGCTTGAGCGGCATGATCACGCTGGGCGGACAGGAGGGGCAAGGCCCGCTTGCGCCCTGGGTGCCCTACTGGGCCGGCGAGGCTTTCAAGGAAGTGCACGAGGCTGTGGCAAGCATCATGCTCGGCGTGGTCGTCCTGCACCTCGCCGGTGTGGCGCTGGAGAGCTGGCGCCAGCGCGAAAACCTGCCGCGCGCGATGGTCACCGGCTGCAAGGAAGGAACGCCCGATGCCGCCACCTCGTCGCGCCGTATTCTCAGCGCACTGCTGTTACTGGCGGCCATAGGCGCAGGCTCGGTGTGGTATTTCTCCGGCACGCCCATTACGGGCGGAGAACATGACGCGGGCTACAAAATCAGCCGCTCGATTGATCCACGTGAAACACCGCTGCGCATTACCGAAACCCCTTACTGGCAAGGCAAGCATCACGACCTTGGTGCGCAGGTGTGGAAGCAGTCGCAGATTGGTTCTCGCGCCAATTGCGTAGCCTGCCACCGGGATGCGGAGCTGAACGTGTTCGCCCCGGCAATACTGCCTCGTGCATAG
- a CDS encoding diheme cytochrome c: protein MKSSLLVFTLLLGGAAWADGNTNLAPAVSNTKWKTECSDCHMAYPPALLPERSWRKMMAGLGSHFGQDASLDAATAKEITSFLAGNSAERAGGKRAKKVLGSLGPNEAPQRISETAWFVREHDEVAPQVWKRAKIGSPANCNACHQGAGQGNYSENQIRIPR from the coding sequence ATGAAAAGCTCACTGCTGGTATTTACCCTGTTGCTTGGCGGAGCCGCCTGGGCGGATGGCAATACGAACCTCGCGCCTGCCGTCAGCAATACGAAATGGAAGACAGAATGCAGCGATTGTCACATGGCCTACCCCCCTGCCCTGTTGCCGGAACGCTCGTGGCGCAAGATGATGGCCGGGCTGGGAAGCCACTTCGGCCAGGACGCCAGTCTGGATGCGGCCACGGCAAAGGAGATCACTTCTTTTCTGGCCGGCAATAGCGCGGAACGGGCCGGAGGAAAACGGGCAAAAAAGGTGCTGGGCTCCCTCGGCCCCAATGAGGCACCGCAACGCATTAGCGAAACCGCCTGGTTTGTTCGTGAGCACGACGAGGTGGCGCCGCAAGTCTGGAAGCGCGCCAAAATCGGCAGCCCGGCAAATTGTAATGCCTGCCATCAGGGCGCCGGGCAAGGCAACTATTCCGAAAACCAGATCCGGATTCCACGTTAA
- a CDS encoding DUF1924 domain-containing protein: protein MTRFTFLIAGLFACSAVQAAPEDLLQSYAVQAKQENSQFQAFSAARGEQLYHAKRAHSSGKSLSCASCHTGNPKSAGRHEKTGKEILPLAPVTNRDRLADGAKVEKWFKRNCQDVLERACSAQEKGDFVSYLLSIK from the coding sequence ATGACCCGATTCACTTTTCTGATTGCCGGACTTTTCGCCTGCAGCGCGGTTCAGGCCGCCCCCGAGGATCTTCTCCAGAGCTATGCCGTTCAGGCAAAACAGGAAAACTCCCAGTTCCAGGCTTTTTCAGCCGCTCGCGGCGAACAGCTTTACCACGCCAAACGTGCCCACAGCAGCGGCAAATCGCTGAGCTGCGCCAGCTGCCATACCGGCAATCCAAAATCAGCGGGGCGCCATGAAAAAACCGGCAAGGAAATCCTGCCGCTTGCGCCCGTGACCAACCGCGATCGCCTTGCTGATGGCGCCAAGGTAGAGAAATGGTTCAAGCGCAACTGCCAGGATGTGCTGGAGCGCGCCTGCTCCGCCCAGGAAAAGGGCGATTTTGTGTCCTATCTGCTTTCGATCAAATAG
- the mscL gene encoding large-conductance mechanosensitive channel protein MscL — protein MSMIKEFKEFAVKGNVVDMAVGIIIGAAFGKIVSSFVGDVIMPPIGVLLGGVDFSNLAFTLKEAVGSAPAVVISYGKFLQTVIDFTIIAFAVFMGIKAINTLKKQEEAAPSAPAAPPPQEVLLAEIRDLLRDRK, from the coding sequence ATGAGCATGATCAAGGAATTCAAGGAATTTGCTGTCAAGGGCAACGTGGTGGACATGGCTGTCGGTATCATCATCGGCGCGGCTTTTGGAAAAATCGTTTCGTCTTTTGTCGGTGACGTGATCATGCCGCCTATCGGGGTGCTGCTGGGCGGGGTGGATTTTTCCAATCTGGCCTTTACCCTTAAGGAAGCGGTGGGCAGTGCGCCCGCAGTCGTCATCAGCTATGGAAAATTCCTTCAGACCGTGATTGATTTCACGATTATTGCCTTTGCCGTATTCATGGGAATCAAGGCGATTAATACGCTCAAAAAACAGGAGGAAGCCGCGCCTTCCGCCCCTGCCGCGCCACCCCCTCAGGAAGTGCTGCTGGCTGAAATCCGCGACTTGCTCCGGGATCGCAAGTAA
- a CDS encoding MFS transporter: MRRFRWIAFSLLILAYMLSFFHRMAPAAIAGELQLAFNASGAALGTLAASYFYIYTLMQIPTGVLVDTLGVRKIATLGGLAGGAGSILFAYADTLGEASLGRLLVGLGVSVMFISIMKLNAVWFHDRHFGTVGGLTILLGNLGSVLAAAPLVWALNFTSWRSIFAALGVFSIVLGLLTWFLVRNHPGEAGFPSMRELDGELPHAPHAGHWYDGLVKVVRNRATWPGFWPNFGIGGTLFTFAGLWAVPFLHDVYGMSRALAAGHTSLLLAGFAMGALLTGMVSDRIGRRRPVMVAGILLYLLCWLPWLALLQMPLAASLGLFFIMGMGASGFTLAWAVTKEVNSPSLSGMATSVVNTGSFLGAGLLQPLVGWVMDLGWDGGMSEGVRVYAGENYQLGLLLLFICALSGLAGALRSRETFCRYG, translated from the coding sequence ATGCGCCGCTTTCGCTGGATCGCTTTTTCGCTGCTGATTCTGGCGTATATGCTCTCCTTTTTCCATCGCATGGCGCCCGCCGCGATTGCCGGCGAACTCCAGCTTGCCTTCAATGCCAGTGGCGCCGCTCTGGGAACGCTGGCGGCAAGCTATTTCTATATTTACACCCTGATGCAGATCCCTACCGGCGTGCTGGTGGATACCCTGGGCGTGCGCAAAATCGCCACACTGGGCGGGCTGGCGGGCGGAGCGGGATCCATTCTGTTCGCTTATGCGGATACGCTTGGCGAGGCGTCGCTGGGGCGCTTGCTGGTAGGGCTTGGGGTTTCCGTGATGTTTATTTCCATCATGAAGCTGAATGCCGTGTGGTTTCACGACCGGCATTTCGGCACGGTCGGTGGCTTGACCATCCTGCTGGGCAATCTCGGCTCGGTGCTGGCCGCCGCGCCGCTGGTCTGGGCGCTCAATTTCACTTCCTGGCGCAGCATTTTTGCTGCTTTGGGGGTGTTTTCCATCGTGCTGGGGTTGCTGACCTGGTTCCTGGTGCGCAACCATCCGGGGGAAGCGGGCTTTCCCTCCATGCGTGAACTGGATGGTGAATTGCCTCATGCGCCTCATGCCGGTCACTGGTACGACGGGCTGGTGAAGGTCGTCAGGAATCGGGCGACCTGGCCCGGCTTCTGGCCGAATTTCGGCATTGGCGGCACCTTGTTCACTTTTGCCGGCTTGTGGGCCGTGCCTTTTCTGCATGATGTTTATGGCATGTCGCGTGCGCTTGCGGCCGGGCATACCTCCCTGTTGCTTGCGGGTTTCGCAATGGGCGCGCTGCTCACGGGTATGGTTTCGGATCGTATTGGCCGCCGCCGCCCGGTCATGGTGGCGGGCATTTTGCTGTACCTGTTGTGCTGGCTGCCTTGGCTGGCCTTGCTGCAGATGCCGTTGGCCGCCAGCCTGGGGCTGTTTTTCATCATGGGAATGGGAGCGTCCGGCTTCACTCTGGCGTGGGCCGTGACCAAGGAGGTCAATTCCCCGTCCTTGTCCGGCATGGCCACCAGCGTGGTGAATACCGGCAGTTTCCTTGGCGCCGGGTTGCTCCAGCCTCTGGTTGGATGGGTAATGGATCTGGGCTGGGATGGCGGGATGTCGGAAGGTGTGCGCGTCTACGCGGGAGAAAACTACCAGCTTGGATTATTGCTGCTGTTTATCTGCGCTTTGAGCGGGCTGGCCGGGGCGCTCAGATCCAGAGAGACTTTTTGCCGCTATGGCTGA
- the pbpG gene encoding D-alanyl-D-alanine endopeptidase, with protein MKAKWFIACLLLSSSIAVAAPAHKKTSYNKTGKAKAVKVSKTIKPARMHAAAEDGRLHLGSAVAMIVDQKSGETLFSRNAANQAPIASITKLMTAMVVLDAGLSMDEAITISETDVDSLRNSGSRLRVGTTLTRQETLHLALMSSENRAAAALARTFPGGSAQFVAAMNRKAVELDMRQTHFVDSTGLHSENVSTAEDLVKMVKAGYHYESIRQMTTSEAYDVVNDSGRRIPYKNTNALVKSPAWDIGLSKTGFINEAGRCLVMQAQIASRPVIIVLLDSAGKFTRIADANRIKKWLESSRPILARLG; from the coding sequence ATGAAAGCGAAATGGTTCATAGCCTGTTTGCTGCTTTCTTCCTCGATCGCAGTGGCGGCGCCGGCACATAAAAAAACAAGTTACAACAAGACCGGCAAGGCAAAAGCAGTCAAGGTAAGCAAAACGATCAAGCCCGCGAGAATGCATGCGGCGGCTGAAGATGGCCGCTTGCATCTGGGGTCCGCGGTTGCCATGATTGTTGATCAAAAAAGTGGCGAGACGCTTTTTTCGCGCAATGCCGCCAATCAGGCTCCGATTGCCTCCATCACCAAGCTTATGACCGCGATGGTGGTGCTGGATGCCGGCCTCAGCATGGATGAGGCGATCACCATCAGTGAAACGGATGTGGATTCGCTGCGTAACTCAGGATCCCGTCTGCGGGTGGGTACGACCCTGACGCGGCAGGAAACACTGCATCTTGCGTTGATGTCTTCTGAAAATCGTGCCGCGGCCGCGCTGGCGCGGACCTTTCCGGGCGGTTCAGCGCAGTTTGTCGCCGCCATGAACCGCAAGGCGGTGGAGCTGGACATGCGCCAGACCCATTTCGTCGATTCAACGGGGCTGCATAGCGAAAACGTGTCCACCGCGGAAGATCTGGTGAAAATGGTCAAGGCCGGCTATCACTACGAGTCCATTCGTCAGATGACTACTTCCGAGGCTTACGACGTGGTGAATGACAGCGGCCGCCGCATCCCGTACAAGAATACCAATGCGCTGGTGAAGAGCCCTGCCTGGGATATCGGCCTGTCCAAAACCGGTTTCATCAATGAGGCAGGCCGCTGCCTGGTGATGCAGGCTCAGATCGCCAGCCGGCCGGTAATCATCGTGCTGCTGGATTCCGCAGGTAAATTTACCCGTATTGCGGATGCCAATCGCATCAAGAAATGGCTGGAGTCCAGCCGTCCCATCCTCGCCCGTCTTGGCTAA
- the proC gene encoding pyrroline-5-carboxylate reductase: protein MNISFIGGGNMASALIGGLVAQGFDAAQIRVADVSHETREALQARYPVQTFASVDAESVASEIIVLAVKPQQLREVAATLAPLLHRQLVISIAAGVRSGDLSRWLGGYRQLVRSMPNTPAMVSAGMSGLYALPEVAQPQREQAEIVLRAVGATLWLSEEAQMDGVTAVSGSGPAYVFYFMEAMQTAATELGFSPQQARTLTLQTFLGAASLASQSEEDTATLRARVTSRGGTTERALASMEEAAVKAAIIQAIHAAAARSRELGDALGKE from the coding sequence ATGAATATCAGCTTCATTGGCGGCGGCAACATGGCTTCCGCCCTGATCGGCGGTCTTGTCGCACAGGGCTTTGATGCGGCACAGATCCGTGTGGCCGACGTTTCTCATGAAACCCGTGAGGCCCTGCAGGCGCGCTACCCCGTTCAGACCTTTGCCAGTGTGGACGCGGAATCAGTGGCCAGCGAGATTATTGTTCTCGCAGTGAAGCCGCAGCAGCTGCGCGAAGTTGCCGCCACCCTGGCGCCCTTGCTGCATCGGCAACTGGTCATATCGATTGCTGCTGGCGTGCGTTCCGGGGACCTCAGCCGCTGGCTGGGCGGCTACCGCCAGCTGGTACGCAGCATGCCCAACACTCCAGCCATGGTTTCTGCCGGCATGAGCGGTCTCTATGCCTTGCCGGAAGTCGCACAGCCACAGCGGGAGCAGGCCGAAATTGTGCTGCGGGCGGTGGGCGCAACCCTCTGGTTAAGCGAAGAGGCCCAGATGGATGGCGTCACCGCCGTTTCCGGCAGCGGCCCGGCCTATGTATTCTATTTCATGGAAGCCATGCAGACTGCCGCCACAGAGCTGGGGTTTTCTCCCCAGCAGGCACGCACCCTGACTCTGCAAACCTTTCTCGGCGCAGCCAGCCTCGCCAGCCAGAGCGAAGAGGATACCGCCACCCTGCGCGCGCGCGTTACGTCCAGGGGCGGCACAACCGAGCGCGCCCTGGCCTCCATGGAAGAAGCGGCCGTAAAAGCCGCCATCATTCAGGCCATCCATGCCGCAGCCGCCCGCTCGCGCGAGCTGGGTGACGCACTGGGGAAAGAATAA
- a CDS encoding YggT family protein: protein MLNQALLFLLDTLLSLVAAAFLLRFQMQLMRTPFRNPIGQFLLAATDFAVKPLRRIIPGLGGLDWASLLAAWATQMVLVTATFLLAGQAAGIPAAFGGLAFLALVKLLSLWINLLIWTVILSAILSWVQPYHWLNGLAGSLVQPFLRPLQKVIPTLGGVDLSPLVLILFGQLLLILPIAWLEQLALRLLSIV, encoded by the coding sequence ATGCTGAATCAGGCCCTGCTATTTTTACTCGACACCCTGCTGTCGCTGGTTGCAGCGGCATTTTTGCTACGCTTCCAGATGCAGCTCATGCGCACACCATTTCGCAACCCCATTGGGCAATTCCTGCTGGCAGCGACTGATTTTGCAGTCAAACCCCTGCGCCGCATCATTCCCGGCCTTGGGGGGTTGGACTGGGCATCTCTGCTGGCGGCATGGGCAACACAAATGGTTCTGGTCACGGCGACATTTCTGCTCGCAGGCCAAGCCGCGGGCATTCCCGCAGCATTTGGCGGGCTCGCTTTTCTAGCCTTGGTGAAGCTGCTGAGTCTGTGGATCAACCTGCTGATCTGGACCGTCATTCTCAGCGCCATTCTTAGCTGGGTACAGCCCTATCACTGGTTGAACGGTCTTGCCGGCAGCCTGGTGCAACCATTTCTACGCCCGCTGCAAAAAGTCATCCCGACCCTGGGCGGAGTCGATCTATCGCCTCTGGTGCTGATTCTTTTTGGGCAATTGCTCCTGATTCTGCCCATCGCCTGGCTGGAACAGCTCGCCTTGCGTTTGCTCTCGATCGTGTAA
- a CDS encoding DUF167 family protein — translation MLTPWYRIDGDCIILTLHVQPGAKRTEAAGIHDGALKIRVAAPPVEGQANTRLLDFLKKAFDVPSSQIRLKQGSTGRRKVVEIHGSRCMPDELLNPPAGK, via the coding sequence ATGCTCACGCCCTGGTACCGCATCGACGGTGACTGCATCATTCTGACCCTGCACGTACAACCCGGCGCGAAACGCACGGAAGCGGCCGGCATTCATGACGGTGCGCTAAAAATCAGGGTTGCGGCGCCGCCTGTCGAGGGACAGGCCAACACCAGATTGCTGGATTTCCTCAAAAAGGCATTTGATGTGCCATCCAGCCAGATAAGATTAAAACAGGGCAGCACAGGACGTCGAAAAGTCGTGGAAATTCATGGCTCCCGATGCATGCCGGATGAGTTGTTAAACCCGCCTGCGGGAAAATGA